The following nucleotide sequence is from Pseudomonas sp. RC10.
TGGGCGCAAGAAGGCTCTCCAGGACCGATGACGATCGCCGGCACTTCGCCAAACAATTCCCGGAGTACCGGACCATCAGTGAAGAACGCCACCGTCCGCACGGCTGACTGCTCACCGGTGACAAACGCGACGGATTCTGTGACCTGCCGGATCCACGGGTTGGCGAGATCGTTCGAAAGGGCGGGTACATCCACTGTCGCTGACAACTTCACGTTGCCGCCGATATGGTCGCCCACCCTGCCGCATAGCTCGTTGTGGGAAAGGCCGCACACGGTGCGGATGTCGATCGTGAACGCTGACGTGTCCGGCACTGAGTTAACGTTCATGCCTCCCGTGATCGTGCCGATGTTTAAGGTGGGACTGCCCAGCAACGGATCGACCGGGGTGCAGAAATCAAATTGCCGCAGCTTCTGGATGGCATCGACCGCATGGTAGATGGCGTTATCACCAAGCTCGGGCATGGCACCGTGCGCGGTCTTCCCCGTGGCCTGTCCCGTCAGCCAGAGCGCGCCTTTGTGCCCGACGACACATTGATTCGCGGTCGGCTCTCCAATGAGCAACGCGCCCACGTCCAGACCGGACAGATCAAGCTCGGCCAGGCGCTTGGCGCCTTCACACCCCGTTTCCTCACCTGCGGTCAGTACAACCAACACCGGAGGCAAAGACCCGAACCGCGTCGCGAAGGTGTGCAACGCGCAAAGAAAAGCCGCGATGCCGCCTTTCATGTCCGAAGCGCCGCGGCCATAGAGACGATCACCGATCACCTCCCCGCCCAACGGCGCCTGAACCCACGGAGCCGCGCCCAGTGGGACGGTGTCGAGATGACCTGTGAAACATAACCTCGACCCGTCCGCCGAAGGGTTCCATGCCAAGAGGTTGGCCCGTCCTGGGGCGATCGACTGGACCAGCGTGGTCAACCCCAACGTTTTCAGTGCCCGCTCCAACTCTTCGACGAGGGGGCCTTCATTGCCAGGAGGGTTGATGGTGTTGGTGCAGACCAGGTGTCGCGTCAGTGCTATGGGGTCACGCAGACTTAGGGGCACGATAGGATTCCTATGTCAGGAGCAGGATGCCGCACCTAGACAAAGCGTTCGAAAAACGCCATGTACTGGTACGTTACTTTTTTTGTACCAGCTGAATCTATAACGACGAGGGGTGACCGTCAATCAAAAACATGAGGTGAAAGGTGTTGATGAGGCCGCGCATCCGGTACAAAAGCCCCATGTCCCGGCGTATGTCCTAGCATTTCGGCCCTGCGCATGTGCAACATCCAGGCGAAGGTGCAGGTTTGTCCCGGTTCGAGCTAAAGTATGTCTCCCTGTACCGGCGCCGGCCGGACGCGGCATGGCCCTCACGCACCCACGGCCAGGTCGCCAAGACCGTTGAGGATGATTATGTTCACGTTGCAACCCCATGAAATTGCTGAAGGCAAGGCAGAATCCATACGCCGCGCCATCGAGCAGGCCATTCTCGACGACCGCCTCAAGCCGGGTGAAAGCCTTCCAACAGTGCGTAACCTCGCGGCGGACCTGGGTGTCAACAAGAACACAGTGGTGGTTGCCTACCGACAGTTACAGGCGACGGGGCTGGTGGTGTCCGATGGCAGACGGGGTTCGATCGTGGCCAACCCCTCGTCGTCGGCGCCTTCCGCCGATGTTGGCCTGCCCCAGATGATGTCGGTGCGTGACGGCAATCCGGACATCGCGTTTCTTCCCGATGACCACGACATTCGCGACGCATTTTCCCGCATGAGCCTCGACAACCATTTGTATGGCGAGCAGCGAAACAACGCGGGGTTCGTCAAATGGGCAAAAGAGGGCTTCCTGGCGGACAACGTGCCCGTGGACAGAAGCATTTTTGTCTCCGCAGGCGCGCTGGATCTGATCGAGCGCGCGCTTGAAGCGAGCGGGCTCACTGCAGGTGACAAAGTGGCCGTGGAGGACCCTGGCTACATGAGCCTGCTGGCGTTGACCCGCCTGATGGGCTTTGAGCTGGTGCCCCTTGCGTTCGATGATCACGGGATCGTGCCCGCCAGCCTGCAAGCGGCGGTGGACGTGGGCGTGAAGGCGGTGCTATTCAGCAGCCGCGCGCAAAATCCCACCGGTATTTCGACGTCGAAAGAGCGCGCACGGGCGCTAGCGGACATTGCCGCCCATGCCGATGACGTGCTGTTCATTGATGACGATCATTCCAGCCTGCTCCAATTGGCCGATTACCATCCATGGCATATCCGGGAGAACGGGCCTTGGCTGGTTGTCAGGTCGCTGTCCAAATTCCTGGGCCCTGATTATCGACTGGCGGTATCGACGGGAGACACCCGGACCATCGAGAGCCTCGAAAACAGACAGGCCGTCGGCATGGGGTGGGTCAGCACCTTTTTGCAGCGCCTGGCGCTTGAGCTGCTCATCAGCCCTGCCATCCGCCGAAAAATAGCCGCCGGTGGCGCAACGTATGTCGAGCGCCATATGGCCCTGGTGACGATGCTGAAAAAGAAAGGGTTCAACGTGGCAGGCGGCGCCGGACTCAATCTGTGGTTGCCCATCCCCGACGAGCGTGCAGTCGCCGAACGTCTGTTCGATGCGGGCTGGCTGGTGCGCACGGGGCGTGACTTCTGCGTGACACCCCAGTCCGGTATTCGAATCACATCATCGAGAATGACACCGCAACAGAGCAGCGTGTTCGTGGAGGCGCTCCTCGCCGCACGTCACGCCGTGACCACGACGCTGTCGGCCTGAGTCTGACGCCGACAGAACCCGACTGGGACGATCGATGACGGCCCATTGCGAGCCATCATCGATCGTCCCGTGTCACGCTGGAAAAACGGACTGATCCGGCAGACTCAAGCGCGAGCCAACGTTTGGCTGGCGTGATAAGCACGTGCGGTTTCAAGGCGCTGGGCCGTGATGTTGGCCGCGCGTTCCGTCACTGTGCGCAAAATCGACGCAGGCGCGCTTTTCGGCGAACCGGCCTGGAAAGGCGGTTCCGGGTCGTAGGCCATGTAGAGTTGCAACTCTTGGGCGACCGTCTCCCCGCGCAGCAGTGAAACCAGTACCAGCGACCCATCGATCCCGGACGTCACGCCGCCAGCGCTGACGAACTTGCCGTCGATCACGACGCGCTCATCGCTGGGGATGGCACCGAAAAAGGGCAGCGTTTCCATGGCTGTCCAATGGGTCGTCGCGCGCTTGCCCTTGAGCAAGCCAGCCCCGCCACACAAGAGCGCTCCGGTGCACACCGAGAACACATACTTCGCGTTTGCGGCTTGCTGACGGATGAAAGAAAGCACGACCTCATCATGCATCAGGGCTTGCTGGCCATAGCCGCCCGGCACCAGCAGCACGTCGAGCTGTGGCGCCTCGTCCAGGGTCGTATCGGCCAGCAACAGCATCCCGGCCAGATCACGGACCGGATCTTTGTCCTTCCAGATGGTGAAGAACGTCGAGTTCGGGGTACGTGCCAACGCTTCGAAGGGGCCGGTGAAATCGCATTGATCCATGCCGGGAAAGATCAGGGCGCCGATCTTCAAATGGGTCTCGAGTGGAATAGTCATGTTCGCTCCAACAGTATCAAGGTTCGTGGTACAACATTTGTTATGTACCAGTACAAATATAGGCTATTGTCTGCCCTGTCAACGAATTTTGACGCCGGGGTGAGTACCCACGGGCGGCCTGTCCGGCGTTCCGTCGCTGGGCAGAGCCTTCGGGTGAGCTACGCAGATGGACCAGAGACCGCCCTGTTCACTCGACCAGACACACGTTTCTCAGGCCCTTCATGCGCATTCACGTGACCTTCATCGACCGCGTCGGCATCACTCAGGAAGTCCTCGCCCTGCTGGGTGAGCGCCGCTTCAATCTGGAGGCCGTGGAGATGGTTCCCCCCCACGTCTACATCGATGCGCCAACGCTCGGCGCCGAGGTGCTGGAGGAGTTGCGCGGCGCATTTCTCGGCGTGAAAGGCGTGCAATCGGTGACGGTGGTCGACATCCTTCCGGGCCAGCGCCGACACCTGCAGCTCGATGCGTTGTTATCTGCCAGCTCCGACCCGGTGTTGGCGGTGGATGAGCGCGGGCATGTCTTGCTGGCCAACCCTGCGCTGATAGCTTTGTGCGGACGCGAACCGGCCGGCGAGTCGCTCGCCCAGGTGTTTGATGACGACGTGCTGCACACGTTGGTCAGCCACGCCTTTCGCTTGCCGATGCGAGAAGTCAGCCTTGGAGGGCGAACCCTGCTGCTCGACGCCATGCCGATTAATGCCGCGGGCGCCCTGATCACCCTCTACCCGCCAAGCCGAATCGGCGAGCGGCTGTCGGCGCTGCGCCATGACCCTGCCGGTGGGTTCGACGCGATTTTGGGTGCTTCCCAAGCCATTCAAAAGCTCAAGGCGCGAGCGCATCGCGTGGGAGGGCTCGATGCGCCTCTGCTGATTCAAGGCGAGACCGGTACCGGCAAAGAGTTGGTCGCCCGCGCCTGCCACGCGATCAGCAAACGGCGTGAGGCGCCGTTCTTGCCGTTGAACTGCGCAGCGCTGCCGGAAAGCCTTGCCGAGAGTGAGCTGTTCGGGTACGCCGCTGGCGCCTTCACCGGCGCGCAACGGGGCGGCAAGCTCGGGCTGCTGGAGCTGGCGGATCAAGGCACGGTGTTTCTCGATGAAGTCGGAGAAATGTCACCCTATCTCCAGGCCAAACTCCTGCGTTTTCTGAGCGATGGGTGCTTCCGTCGCGTCGGCGGTGACCGGGAGATCAGGGTCAATGTGCGAATTCTCAGCGCGACCCACCGCAATCTGGAAAACATGGTCAGCGACGGTCAATTTCGTGAAGACCTGTTTTATCGTCTCAACGTGCTAAACCTGCACGTGCCGCCACTGCGCGAGCGTGGCCAGGACATCCTGTTGATGGCAGAGCACTTCATGCAGCAAGCCTGCGCGCAGATTCAGCGTCCGGTTTGCCGTCTGGCCCCCAGCACGTTTCCAGCCCTGCTCGACAACCGATGGCCGGGGAACGTCCGGCAATTGCAAAACGTGATATTTCGCGCCGCGGCCATTTGTGAACATCCCAGGGTGGACCTCGACGACCTGGACATCGCGCGCACCGCCGTGGACGGGCAGCAAACCCGTGAGATAGGCAGCCTGGAGGACGCGGTTGCCCGCTTCGAGAAAGACCTGCTGGAACAGCTTTACCCCAGCCACCCTTCCAGCCGACTGCTGGCGGCGCGGTTGCAGACCTCGCACACCTCGATCTCCATGCGACTTCGCAAATACGGCATCCCTGGCAAGTCCTGAGCCTTTTGCTCCAGTGCCGTGTTCGCCTGGCCAGATGACAGCGCCTATAAAAAAAGCACCCTCAGGTGCTTTTTCAATGACGCGTTCTTCCGTTTATCGGGCTGCCGTCGCCCGCGCTGCGTGCAGCTTCTTGTAGCTCTCGATCAAGCGCAGGTGTTTGTCCAGACCTTCAAGCTTCATGCTCGTCGGCGTCAGGCCGTGGAAGCGCACGCTGCCGTTCACCGAACCGATCGCCGCGTCCATGCGTTCGTTGCCGAACATGCGGCGGAAGTTGACTTCGTAGTCGGCCAGTTCCAGGTCGTCGTCGAGTTCCATTTCCAGCACCACGTTGACCGCCTGATAGAACAGGCCGCGTTCGACGGTGTTGTCGTTGTATTGAAGGAAGGCTTCGACCAGATCTTTGGCTTTTTCGTACTTCTGCAGGGCGAGGTAGATGAGCAGTCTCAGTTCTAGAATGGTCAGTTGGCCCCAGTCGGTGTTGTCGTCGAACTCGATGCCGATCAGCGTGGTGATGTCGGTGTAGTCGTCCAGTTCGCTGTCTTCCAGACGCTGGGCGAGGCTTCTCAGGCCGACTTTGCTCAGGCTGTGCAGGTTGAGGATGTCGGCGCGGAAGGCCAGCGCCTTGTTGGTGTTGTCCCAGATCAGGTCTTCGATCGGATAGATCTCGGAATAGTCCGGCACCAGGATGCGGCAGGCCGTCGCGCCAAGGTCGTCGTAGACCGCCATGTAGGCTTCCTTGCCCATGTCTTCGAGGATGCCGAACAGGGTCGCGGCCTCTTCGGCGTTGGCGTGCTCACCCTCGGAAGAGAAATCCCACTCGACGAATTCGTAATCGGCTTTCGCGCTGAAGAAACGCCACGACACCACCCCGCTGGAGTCGATGAAGTGCTCGACGAAGTTGTTCGGTTCGATGACTGCCTGGCCTTCGAACGTCGGCTGCGGCAAGTCATTCAGGCCTTCGAAACTGCGGCCTTGCAGCAGTTCGGTGAGGCTGCGCTCCAGGGCGATTTCGAGGCTTGGGTGAGCGCCGAACGAGGCGAATACACCGCCGGTGCGCGGGTTCATCAGGGTCACGCACATGACCGGGAATTCGCCGCCCAGCGAGGCATCTTTCACCAGCACCGGGAAACCCTGCTCTTCCAGCCCCTGAATGCCCGCGAGGATGCCCGGGTACTTGGCGACGACCTCGTGCGGCACGTCCGGCAGCGCGAGTTCGCCTTCGAGGATTTCGCGCTTCACCGCCCGCTCGAAGATCTCCGACAGGCACTGCACCTGAGCTTCCGCCAGCGTGTTGCCCGCGCTCATGCCGTTGCTGAGGTACAGGTTCTCGATCAGGTTGGACGGGAAGTACACGGTTTCGCCATCCGACTGGCGCACGAACGGCAGCGAGACAATGCCGCGCTGGGTGTTGCCGGAGTTGGTGTCGTACAGGTGCGAGCCGCGCAACTCGCCGTCGCGGTTGTAGATTTTCAGGCAGTAGTCGTCCAGCACTTCGCTCGGGAGCGCGTCGTCCGGGCCGGGCTTGAACCAGCGCTCGTTCGGGTAATGCACGAAGTCGGCGGTGGCGATGTCCTCGCCCCAGAACTGGTCGTTGTAGAAGAAATTGCAATTCAGGCGCTCGATGAATTCGCCCAGCGCCGAGGCCAGTGCGCCCTCTTTGGTCGCGCCCTTGCCGTTGGTGAAGCACATCTGGGAGTGAGCGTCGCGGATGTGCAGCGACCAGACGTTGGGCACGATGTTGCGCCACGAAGCGATCTCGATCTTCATGCCCAGCGCCGCGAGGATGCCCGACATGTTGACGATGGTCTCTTCCAGCGGCAGGTCCTTGCCCGCGATGAAGGTGCTTTCGCCGGACAGGGACGCTGGCATCAGCAACGCCTGGGCGTCGGCGTCGAGGTTTTCGACCTCTTCGATCACAAACTCGGGCCCGGCCTGCACCACTTTCTTCACGGTGCAGCGGTCGATGGAGCGCAGGATGCCGAGGCGATCCTTTTCGGAAATGTCGGCGGGCAACTCGACCTGAATCTTGAAGATCTGGTTGTAGCG
It contains:
- a CDS encoding M20 family metallopeptidase, which encodes MPLSLRDPIALTRHLVCTNTINPPGNEGPLVEELERALKTLGLTTLVQSIAPGRANLLAWNPSADGSRLCFTGHLDTVPLGAAPWVQAPLGGEVIGDRLYGRGASDMKGGIAAFLCALHTFATRFGSLPPVLVVLTAGEETGCEGAKRLAELDLSGLDVGALLIGEPTANQCVVGHKGALWLTGQATGKTAHGAMPELGDNAIYHAVDAIQKLRQFDFCTPVDPLLGSPTLNIGTITGGMNVNSVPDTSAFTIDIRTVCGLSHNELCGRVGDHIGGNVKLSATVDVPALSNDLANPWIRQVTESVAFVTGEQSAVRTVAFFTDGPVLRELFGEVPAIVIGPGEPSCAHQTDEWCSVRRVHECVDIYSRLLEDWQS
- a CDS encoding OsmC domain/YcaO domain-containing protein — its product is MEIKVNFLDNLRLEAKFDDFTVIADQPIRYKGDGSAPGPFDYFLASSALCAAYFVKLYCQTRNIPTDNIRLSQNNIVDPENRYNQIFKIQVELPADISEKDRLGILRSIDRCTVKKVVQAGPEFVIEEVENLDADAQALLMPASLSGESTFIAGKDLPLEETIVNMSGILAALGMKIEIASWRNIVPNVWSLHIRDAHSQMCFTNGKGATKEGALASALGEFIERLNCNFFYNDQFWGEDIATADFVHYPNERWFKPGPDDALPSEVLDDYCLKIYNRDGELRGSHLYDTNSGNTQRGIVSLPFVRQSDGETVYFPSNLIENLYLSNGMSAGNTLAEAQVQCLSEIFERAVKREILEGELALPDVPHEVVAKYPGILAGIQGLEEQGFPVLVKDASLGGEFPVMCVTLMNPRTGGVFASFGAHPSLEIALERSLTELLQGRSFEGLNDLPQPTFEGQAVIEPNNFVEHFIDSSGVVSWRFFSAKADYEFVEWDFSSEGEHANAEEAATLFGILEDMGKEAYMAVYDDLGATACRILVPDYSEIYPIEDLIWDNTNKALAFRADILNLHSLSKVGLRSLAQRLEDSELDDYTDITTLIGIEFDDNTDWGQLTILELRLLIYLALQKYEKAKDLVEAFLQYNDNTVERGLFYQAVNVVLEMELDDDLELADYEVNFRRMFGNERMDAAIGSVNGSVRFHGLTPTSMKLEGLDKHLRLIESYKKLHAARATAAR
- a CDS encoding DJ-1/PfpI family protein yields the protein MTIPLETHLKIGALIFPGMDQCDFTGPFEALARTPNSTFFTIWKDKDPVRDLAGMLLLADTTLDEAPQLDVLLVPGGYGQQALMHDEVVLSFIRQQAANAKYVFSVCTGALLCGGAGLLKGKRATTHWTAMETLPFFGAIPSDERVVIDGKFVSAGGVTSGIDGSLVLVSLLRGETVAQELQLYMAYDPEPPFQAGSPKSAPASILRTVTERAANITAQRLETARAYHASQTLARA
- a CDS encoding sigma-54-dependent transcriptional regulator is translated as MRIHVTFIDRVGITQEVLALLGERRFNLEAVEMVPPHVYIDAPTLGAEVLEELRGAFLGVKGVQSVTVVDILPGQRRHLQLDALLSASSDPVLAVDERGHVLLANPALIALCGREPAGESLAQVFDDDVLHTLVSHAFRLPMREVSLGGRTLLLDAMPINAAGALITLYPPSRIGERLSALRHDPAGGFDAILGASQAIQKLKARAHRVGGLDAPLLIQGETGTGKELVARACHAISKRREAPFLPLNCAALPESLAESELFGYAAGAFTGAQRGGKLGLLELADQGTVFLDEVGEMSPYLQAKLLRFLSDGCFRRVGGDREIRVNVRILSATHRNLENMVSDGQFREDLFYRLNVLNLHVPPLRERGQDILLMAEHFMQQACAQIQRPVCRLAPSTFPALLDNRWPGNVRQLQNVIFRAAAICEHPRVDLDDLDIARTAVDGQQTREIGSLEDAVARFEKDLLEQLYPSHPSSRLLAARLQTSHTSISMRLRKYGIPGKS
- a CDS encoding aminotransferase class I/II-fold pyridoxal phosphate-dependent enzyme yields the protein MFTLQPHEIAEGKAESIRRAIEQAILDDRLKPGESLPTVRNLAADLGVNKNTVVVAYRQLQATGLVVSDGRRGSIVANPSSSAPSADVGLPQMMSVRDGNPDIAFLPDDHDIRDAFSRMSLDNHLYGEQRNNAGFVKWAKEGFLADNVPVDRSIFVSAGALDLIERALEASGLTAGDKVAVEDPGYMSLLALTRLMGFELVPLAFDDHGIVPASLQAAVDVGVKAVLFSSRAQNPTGISTSKERARALADIAAHADDVLFIDDDHSSLLQLADYHPWHIRENGPWLVVRSLSKFLGPDYRLAVSTGDTRTIESLENRQAVGMGWVSTFLQRLALELLISPAIRRKIAAGGATYVERHMALVTMLKKKGFNVAGGAGLNLWLPIPDERAVAERLFDAGWLVRTGRDFCVTPQSGIRITSSRMTPQQSSVFVEALLAARHAVTTTLSA